From Candidatus Hoaglandella endobia, a single genomic window includes:
- the mlaC gene encoding phospholipid-binding protein MlaC yields MLKHLLMVVLLTLAPLTQADNEINPYHLMHDTASKTFTRLKNEQIKIYQDPNYLRTIVREELLPYVQVKYAGALVLGRYYREATSVQRDAYFKAFQAYLEQAYGQALALYTNQTYQIAPEKPLGDATIIAIRVNIIDQGGRPPMRLDFQWRKNSISGNWQAYDMIAEGVSMITTKQNEWASTLRTKGIDGLTAQLQAAAVQPITLDKQRNG; encoded by the coding sequence AACGCAAGCTGATAATGAAATCAACCCTTACCATTTGATGCATGATACGGCGAGCAAAACCTTCACCCGTCTAAAAAATGAGCAAATTAAAATCTATCAGGATCCTAACTATCTGCGTACCATTGTGCGTGAAGAACTGCTTCCCTATGTCCAGGTAAAATACGCCGGTGCATTGGTACTTGGGCGCTATTACCGTGAGGCCACCTCGGTGCAGCGAGACGCTTACTTTAAAGCATTTCAAGCCTATCTTGAGCAAGCTTACGGCCAAGCTTTAGCTCTTTACACTAATCAGACCTATCAAATAGCACCAGAAAAGCCGCTGGGCGATGCCACGATTATCGCTATCAGAGTAAACATTATTGATCAAGGCGGTCGGCCGCCAATGCGCCTTGACTTTCAATGGCGTAAAAACAGTATTTCAGGTAATTGGCAGGCTTACGACATGATAGCTGAGGGAGTCAGCATGATCACCACTAAGCAAAACGAGTGGGCGTCAACGCTACGTACTAAAGGCATCGATGGGCTAACGGCACAACTGCAGGCTGCTGCAGTTCAGCCGATTACTTTAGATAAACAGCGCAATGGCTG